The Sparus aurata chromosome 10, fSpaAur1.1, whole genome shotgun sequence genome includes the window TGCAGCTGCTGTCATTTCTCCAACCAATGCATtcattcctccaaccaatgcactcattcctccaaccaatgcacTCATTCGTCCAACCAATGCTGAGTggttgcagctgctgtgatttaCCCAACCAAAGCATtcattcctccaaccaatgcactcattcctccaaccaatgcattCCAACCAAGCCATTCGGTCATCCAACCAATGCATTCATTCCTCCAACCAATATTGAGTggttgcagctgctgtgatttcTCCAACCAAGCTTTATTTTTGTCCAACCAAGTTTAAGGCATGCCACCAAGGctgacacacagactcacacacacacacacacacaccaccgcccccccccccccccccccccaccaccaccacccaagTGTGTATAAATGTGGAGACTGGAATACTACATTCAATTCATTCAGAGAGCTACAGAGCTAAATTCTACTCCTTGGGTTTGCTGTCTGTTACAACAATGGACCAGTTTGTCGAGACAAAGTTGAGAGCTTGGGGTTACAAGTCCTTGATCCCAAAATTCAACACCAAAAAGATTGACAAGGGAACATTCCTGGAGCTAACACAGCCTTCCAATAGACTGCTGTTGAGCGAGTTGTGTGGAAAGATGGCAACCGACGACACTGACAAACCTTTGTCAAGGGAGATTTGTATAAAGATTGGATTCCTGGAATCACTTCTGTGTTTCATCAGACCCTACAAGGGGGAGAAATGTGATGAATGGGATTGGAATGATGGTGATGAAGTAGATGGCGACGACAAAGAGGATaaggatgaggatgaagaagaagaagaagatgatgatgatgataccaATGTGGAGACACACAACTGGTAAGACTCAAAGAAATATTATGAGTTTGTGAGGTGTAGTTGTTACCCATGACCTTGATCATAACACCTGTCCACCTTTTTTTTACAACTCCCAGGCCCTctaagatgaagaagaagaagaagatgaaggagaagaagaagaagaaaaagaaaagcctcCCGACTGACCAAAGAAATAACCTCGATTGACTATAAAGAAATAACCTCtcgtgtgttttttgtattacattgtattttattgcattgtattacattttattgcatTGTATTGTATGACATTATAATGTGTGTTATGCTGTGggaaaaaaccaaaaaaaaaccaaaacaaataaacaccaaaaaaataaatccaagaATTGTCCTCATATTCTTCTGTGTACAcagcccctctcttcatctGGTACACCCCTTGCTTTCAATCAAGACTAAACCCGATCTCTATTAGCGCACACAGGGCAATATGCAAGTGAACAGCTTTTGCAGATATATTTGTTACACCTGTAACATACAGTGTATGTTTTAGAGTCCTTCTTTGGTGGGCAGATTTGACACCTCTTTCTCTTACTCGCCAGGGCAGCGGCAGGGTTTTTGGCAGCGGCAGGGGGTCGATCAGCCTCTGTGTCAGCCTCGGTGTCAGCCTCGGCCTCAGCGTCGGCCTCAGCCCAGACAGCTTTCAAGACCGCCGCGGACGCCTCCGTGCGGGGAGGATGCTCCCTTCTTCGAATGAGTGGAGTTACGAGGGCCTTTCCCAGCTGCTCCAGAAACACCCTACTGCTGTTGTGCTTGCCGGGCATCCAGTTAGGGTTGATCTGTCTCCACAGCACAAAGGCATTGTATGCGGACACGTCGACAATGTTGTGGAAGACGACCAGGGGCCAGCGGGCGGTCATCCTTCTGCAGCTGTATGTTCCAATCAGCTTATCTAGGTTGTCCACCCCtcctttgttgctgttgtaaTCTAGGATGATGGCCAGCTTTCTGTCTTTGCGACGGCCGACGACCTCGGCCTTTGCGTGCAGTGTGCTCAACAGTATGAcgttcctgtttttctttgggATGTAGGACACTAGGGCGGTGGTGGGCGTGAAGGCAAACTTTGAGGAGAAGACCTCTCTGTGCTTTGACACGCGCAGCGCGCGTGGCAGTTCGGGCTTGTTTTTTCAAACCGTGCCGACCACGGTGACATTCCTTTTCAGTAGCTGCTGTCCCAGTTCGTAGGAGGTGAAGAAATTGTCACACGTGACAGTGTGACCCATCAGGCCCTCTGTCACATCGAGCACAACCCTCATCCCCTGGTTCTTCTCTGGGCGTCCGCTGGCGGGCTTCCCGGTGTAGACTTGCATCTTCCAAGCGTAGCTGGATTTGGCGTCGCAGGCGACCCATGACTTGATTCCGTACTTTGCTGGCTTGCTGGGCATATACTGCCGGAACGGACAATGACCTTTCAAGACATTATTGCATTATTAGTCGGCGACCAAagacaaaagcaaaagaaaaagaaaaagaaaaaccttagagaaataaaacaaaaatcacttgTACAAATGTAATTAtaacagaatatatatatatatatatatatatatatatatatatatatatatacataaatatatatatatatatatatatatatatatatataagaaatataataatgatgatgatgatgatgatgataataataataataaccacaCCACCTCTGAATGGAACGAGTTGCTCATCCACTGTTACGTCGGGCCCTGGGTTGTAGAGGTACGGCAACCGCTCCACCCACTCGTCCCAGACCTCTCTTATGGCCGCCAGTTTGTCTGCGGCACGTCTCGCAGGTCTTGTCTCACGGTCGTCGAATCTTAGCAGTCTTGAGTAAGTGTGAAAGACTTTGAGTGGCATCGTGGCACGGAAAATGGCCCTTCCGCTCTCTGCGTCCCAAAGACTGGCTGCGGCCTCACCTCGGGACCTGAATACGCCTGCTAAGATTAGCAGCCCTATGTAGGCGTGCAGCTCAATCACATCCATCCCTTTCCAGTCTTGTCCGTATTTTCGACGCCCCTTCAGATTTGTCATATCCACGATGATTTTTTCTATCGCCGGTGTGATGAAAAGGCACAGTGTCGAGGCAATGTCACGGGCGTGGGAAACGGCATACGGTGTGGGTCCTGGCTTCATGGTCGTTGTCATCAGCCTCAAGTTCCGTTCTGCCTTCCTGCCACATTTGTTGTACGGAACTGATGACCATTCTATGTTGCCATCTTTCGAAAGGAAGGTCTCTCTgacttgttcttcttcttcctcttcttcttcttcccgttgttgttgttgttctccttcttcttcttcttcttcttgttcttctccttctccttcctcttcttcttcttcttcttcttcttcttcatgctcTGGGTTGtactcctccacatcctcttcTTCTGACAcatcctccacttcctcctcggAATCACAGTAGTCTTGTTGGAGTTGAGAAGATATATCTTCCGCAACCTGGTCAGTGCTGCAACGCGCAGTCATGGCTTTCTCAACACAGGGgacaacataaaataaaaaccccACAAATAACAAACGAAATGCTGCTCTTTGTATATTAGTCCACTTCTAAACAGtctcataatcatcatcatcataatcatcatttaTAATACTACATGTACCACCCAGAACCTATTCAGTGGTAAAGAGTCAACAGATTCAAGGGACTCAAGATTCAAGtttcaaaggttttattttatcaCATGATATTGTACAAGTACAGCAGTGACATGGTGGTGAATGTCCATCATCCAATCCTGCTTTCTCTGGAactgcacattttcttttatggtGTAACAAAAACCaagaaataaagttaaaaaaaagaaaacaaatgtccttATGGCAGGGTAATGTaatatagttgtttttttgtttgtttgttttgtttttgtttgcattccATGCACTCCATCCCAGCCCTCACTTCAGTCAGAAACAAAAAGATTCAAGAGACTCAGGATTCAGgaatcaacattttatttttatcacatGAAAGCAATAGCAGCAGTAGCAGTAAATTGGTGGTGAATGTCCATCGTATTCCTGGTCATTCGCTCTGGAAATGAACGGTTTGtggtaaagaaaaataaaatgaaaaaataaaatgaaaatgaaaatgtcctgAATGCAATGTAGTTCTTTCTAACCCTCCATCCCAGCCCTCATttcaagtcacacacacacgctcactctCTGGGTCTAAGGTTTCACCCCAAATAACATGCGCCCTCTCACCGGCCCTCGGCCTCACATAAGTTTTCACTCTGTGTCTAAAAATGTTTGCTCCACACAACGTGCGCTGTCCATTCTGCCCTGGGTCCAGATCTTACACACGTTCACTCTCTGTCTAAGTGTTCGCCCTGCACAACGTGCGCTCTGTCCACTCTGCCCAGGCCCAGATATTACATGCTTACACAAGATTCAAGAGACTCAGGATTCAGGAAtcaaaattttatttttattacatgaaAGCAATAGCAGCAGTAGCAGTAAATTGGTGGTGAATGTCCATCGTATTCCTGGTCATTCGCTCTGGAAATGAACAGTTTGtggtaaagaaaaataaaaatgaaaaaataaaatgaaaatgaaaatgtcctgAATGCAATGTAGTTCTTTCTAACCCTCCATCCCAGCCCTCATttcaagtcacacacacacacgctcactctCTGGGTCTAAGAGCTCACTCCACATAACGTAGACTCTCTCCTCTGTTCCCGGCCCTCGGCCTCACATTAGTTTTCACTCTGTGTCTAAAAATGTTTGCTCCACACAACGTACGCTGTCCACTCTGCCCCGGGTCCAGATCTTACACACGTTCACTCTCTGTTCAAGTGTTCGCCCTGCACAACGTGCGCTCTGTCCACTCTGCCCAGACCCAGATATTACACACTTACACAAGATTCAAGAGACTCAGGATTCAGGAAtcaaaattttatttttattacatgaaAGCAATAGCAGCAGTAGCAGTAAATTGGTGGTCAATGTCCATCGTATTCCTGGTCATTCGCTCTGGAAATGAACGGTTTGtggtgaagaaaaataaaaatgaaaaaataaaatgaaaatgaaaatgtcctgAATGCAATGTAGTtctttctaaccctaacccttgtgCAGGCGGAGGTTCATGTGGGGCGTGCTGGAGATtcggaggaggagggagtgagtGATTTGAGCTTACCAACATCTCTCCTtcactgtgaggaggaggtggaattGGAGCCGTTATCTGAAGTGGAGAATCTACGGGACTCTTTCTTATGTCCAACATTTGATTTGGGCTCACTAGATGACACCGATGAGTCACTGGAGAGAGAGGCTGTTGATAaaacagataataataataaaaataagagTAACCAAGTGTTGTCTAATGTGACGGTGCTTGCGTCCAGTGGGATGGTGGAGGAACTCTCGGGAAGCAAAACAGGCGAGGGAGAGGATGCTCCCGGAGGGGGGTTACTCTCACTAGCCGCGCCGAACGGGAGTCTCCTCCCACCCCGGAACCTGCTCCACAGGGCCCACTGAGGAAACCAACATGCCACCCAAATGCCATCCAAAAAATTTGGATGTGGTCATTTGAGGTGACGGATCCAGTGGTGATCCTGGGAGATTCTAACCTATCCAGAGTCCCTGCTATGGTTATCCGTCAGTTCAGATGGAGAGCTTCCCGGGAGCCCAAATCCACCACCTTAAGGGAGTTATCGCTAAACTGGATGTTAGCACTGCCACTCAGAAGGTTGTATTGTCTGTGGGTCTCAACAACTGCCTGCGAGAGAACTTGTTGGATACTattacaaaacagtttcaaCAATTGGTGGCTCTGGTTCGGAGGACGTTCCCGAACGCACAAATATATGTGCCCTTAATACAATGTTCAGACCAACTTAAgcccaaacaacaacaactagtgcaacagacaaacatctttctgcaaaaacattttattacattacagATGGTGGAAGAGAATGCTTTCACAGTGAATGACTGGGATCCGGTGCATTAGACAGCCAAAACTGCTACAGAGATATTCAAAAACTGGATGAAACAGTTAAACTAAAAGCCAGGGGAAGGAAAGTTTCCACCCCCACCCCGTGTAATATTTTAAACTTGTCCGAAACATTTGTGTTGGACCAAGCGGAACAGGAGGTGCTGGAGAGGGGCCTCTCTTTTGTCCCAACACCGCTACGACTGGATAAAGATGTACTTAAACGAGATTTGTATGATTATCATAGGCGCCTCAAAttgttgtttcactttgttttttctacGGAGTCCACTCCTCAGCCGTTTATTGAACACTCTAAATGGGAACCTGAATGGGACTCGGTCCCACTACCACTGCAACAACTTATACGAGAGGACAGGCGAAAACTAAAAAAGGGGTTATGACCCTAACAAAGATGTAAACAATTTGACGGGAGAACAGAGGAGAGCCTTGAATGATCTCACCAAAAAACATGATGTAGTTGTGAAACCGGCGGACAAGGGGTCTAAGATTGTCATCAGGGATAGAACACAATATCTCATTGAGGCTAACAGGCAACTGCATAATGCAGTTCATTATAAACAACTTTCTCACTCCCTACAGTCGGAGACTCACGCTCTGGTCCGGGGGATTGTAGAGGACTTGTACAGGAAGAAATACATCTCTTCAAAAcaaagattttatttgtttggtcaAGATCCTCCCCGTCCAAGAAGATTCTATCTGCTCCTAAAGATCCATAAAGATCCAAGCACTTGGACGGTTCCATATAAAATTCCCCCGGGCCGACCGATTGTCTCCGACTGTGGGAGTGAATCCTGTAGAGTTGCCGAGTATGTGGACAGTTTCCTGAACCCCTTGTCCCAGAGACATGAGAGCTACATCAAAGACACGTATGAATTTGTTAACAAAATTCGCACCATTACGGTCCCGGCCGGAGCAATGCTCTTTACGGTGGACATTGATGCTCTCTACccaaatataaatatgaaactCGGCCTTGAGGCAGTTAGACACACGTTTGATAGATATCCAGATGCGCGGAGACCGGATGAGGCCCTTCTCCAGCTCCTTGAACTAGGTCTTATGTGGAATGATTTTATCTTTGACTCTAAATTTTATCTACAGGTTCATGGTACGGCAATGGGAAAGAAGTTCGCCCCAGCCTACGCCAATATCTATATGGCTGACTGGGAACGGACCCTCCTCCCCAAGTGTTTCAAAACTCCGTTATTGTACGTGAGGTACCTGGACGATATATTTGGGGTCTGGACACACTCTGAGTCAGATTTTAAACACTATATTGATACGTTGAACAGCCACCTTGACTCCATAAGAGTCAAATACAATCTACAAGGTTCTCACGTTGAATTTTTGGACACGGAAGTTTTTATCATTAAAGAAGACGTAACAAAGTAGACACTGGGGACGagagtgttttttaaatctacagacacacacgcctTACTATACAAAACCAGTTTCCACCCGAAACACACTTTTAAGGGGATTGTAAAATCTCAGCTCATAAGGTTTCATAGGATTTGTTCCAGGCGTGATGATGtagaaaaagcaacaaaaacactcTTTGGCACCCTCAGGAAAAGAGGCTACAGCCGTACTTTTTTGAGGTCAATCAAGATAGATGTGGAGAGAGGTTTCGAGTGGGGAGAATGGATTAACAGAGTAGAACAGAATAAAAACTTAGTTCCTCTGGTGACCCATTTCTCCTTGACCTCACTCCATCTAAACTCTTGTGTCAAAAGAACCTTTTCCCGGCTACAAGGAGTCACAGAATCACTTTCggattttaaaatcatttccgcttttaaaagaaataaaaacctaAAGGATCTATTGGTCCACGCCTCCCTCCAATTGAACACACCACAGCATATCAACAAACACTTTAGGGCAATTACATTTGcttcaaataaacacacatcatcGGGGGCCCCGGTCTGGCACAGGGTGCAGCTGGAGTCTACAAATATGATTTATCTGATTGATTGTATAATATGTGAGAAAATGTatgtcagacaaacacaaaataagttATTGGACCGACTGAAACAACACCTCTACCATATTAACACAACAACTAAAGTGTCAGTGCTTTATGACCATTTCCGAACACATGGGGTGGATAATCTCAGAATTGCGGGTCTGGAGAGCCAGCCTTACTGGTCTGCTAAACAGAGAATACGGGCCGAGAGGCTCTGGATCGAAAAATTAAAAACTGGGGTACCGATGGGCCTAATTGAGATCCTGTAAACTTGAGCAGGCAGACCGGAGACATGATGTCGTGGATGGTGAAGGTAGAAGAGCCCAGTCTACCAGCAATGGTATTCCGGGCTATGTGCGGGGAACACTGGAAACTGTGGGAGTTACAGAgatttgaaacaaaaacaagcccAGTCTACCAGCAATGGTATCCTGGACTACGTACGTAGAACAGTACAGGCTGCTTGTGAACTGGTGGTGAAGGGAGGGGTGCCAGACTACCAACGATGGTATTCTGGCACCCTATAACccaaataaatatgtataaaaatgttttcctcactgACTTTGTTGTCTgagtttgggggaaaaaaaaaaaaaaaaaaaagagaaaaaaggaaaaccccATGTGCCCGTGCAAGTTTGAGGGTCATTGGACTCCCCCTCCTCAAAACTATTTATCTCTTCTAACCTGACCCCACTGAAACTCTATTCCTAAACCCAACCTGACCTTTAACCCTAGCTTTGACCTCATCTTCCAACTCTTAACTACTCCACTAAAAACTTTAAACCCTAATTATAGCAGCTTTAATCCAATACATGATTTCAATTTggtcttaaaaaataaatacatgatttcAATTTGatcttgtaaaataaatacatgatttcAATTTggtcttaaaaaacaaatacatgatTTCAATCTGGTcttatcaaataaatacatgatttcCATTTggtcattaaaaataaattgatctcagtttaaaataacaatcaattcataggacattaaaaacaataacaatcatAGTTTCTTTAAAAGAATCAATTCATaggatattaaaaacaaatcaattcaTAGTACACTAAAAAAACTATCAATTTATactactttaaaaaacaattaattcatagtgcaataaaaaaacaataaattcatactacagtaaacaaacaattcatggtaaattaaaacacaactttaaaacAACCAATTCATAGTACTTTAAGAACAATCAACTCCTTctacattaaaaataatgaattcatAGTAGACCTTTCTTTAAATATCAATTCTACGTAGTTTAAAAGCAAATATAATTCATGTAATAAATCAATTCATATTTATTCTcttaaaaacaacaggaaaaacatCTAATAGGGCCagagtggagagagggaggacgtACGGACATGCGTAGACACATCCCAGGGGGAGGGTATGAAGGGAGGAGGGCAGGCAAGGCAGCTCACTTCTGCTGTGACTCCCATGAGAGAAGCACCTCTGAAGACCAGTCGGATTGTTGTCTGTGTGCTAAGGCCTGAAGAAGACCCATTTCAGAGTCGAAACATCGCCGTTTTagcacacagtttgttttttcagctgattaaagtttttctttcttttattaaacacttcatttgtttgtctttccttCAATTCATTTATAAACACATATTGTTGCATAAGcacatatttcatttcattatatATGTCCACactattaaaaacaaaatataaatatatctacttataattaaataaatacaccgcgaaaaacaaacattgatggAAGGCGGTTGGACAGAAGTGCGCTACGGGCGCAGACAGCACCATCAGCATGATCCCGGATGGGACCACGTGAGAGAGGTATCTTTGGGGAAGGACCGTGCACCTCCCGTGCCATTTTCGACGCGGGCTCAGTTCCCCTACCCCAACCTTGATCTTTAACCCCAGTCTAGACTTCGTCTTCTAACTCTTAACCACTCCACTAATCTCTAAACCCTAACTAGAACAACTTTAATCTAATTCATACTTTCCGTTTgatcttaaaaaataaatgcatgattTCAATTTGGTCTTAAAAATAGATACATGATTTCAATCTGGTCgtaaaaaataaattcatgttAGTTTAAAATAGCAATCAATTCAGAGGAgattataaacatgtaaaagcaATCAATTCatactttctttaaaaataattgATTCATATGATATTAAAACGATCAATTCATAGTAGtccttttattaaaaaatcaattcatagtagtcctttttttaaaaaatgagttCTACAGGgtttaaaatcaaatataattcaTATAATGAATAAAGCTCATacttattttcttaaaaaacacTAGAAAAAACACTTACTAGGGCCAGAGTGGAGAGAAGGAGGACGTACGGACATGCGTAGACACATCCCAGGGGGAGGGCATAAAAGGAGGAGGGCAGGCAAGGCAGCTCACTTCTGCTGTGACTCCCATGAGAGAAGCACCTCTGAAGACCAGTTGGATTGCTGTTTGTGTGCTAAGGCCTGAAGAAGACCCATTTCAGGGTCGAAACGTCGCCGTTTA containing:
- the LOC115589172 gene encoding probable ribosome production factor 1, which encodes MATDDTDKPLSREICIKIGFLESLLCFIRPYKGEKCDEWDWNDGDEVDGDDKEDKDEDEEEEEDDDDDTNVETHNWPSKMKKKKKMKEKKKKKKKSLPTDQRNNLD